The following DNA comes from Denticeps clupeoides chromosome 14, fDenClu1.1, whole genome shotgun sequence.
GCCAAGTTTATGTGAGGGGCTGAAAGCCTCATCAGATGAGTTCTCAGGATGATTAGAGAGGCTTTCTGTGCTATCCTTAGCCTCACAAGGACCCGATTAGAGAGGCAGGCCTTCTCTTTGCAGAAGGGTTTTGAGATGGTTGGTAACTGCTGCACCAGCTCCGTCTTGCATTTTACAGTCTCTGCTCTTTGGATGGTTTCTCGGGTATTTGGCTTGCAGGATGCTTTTGATACAGTAAGTAGAAAATACACTTAGTACACATAGTACTATATTTAGTAGTATACTTGCTCATTTTAAGTAAAGACATCTTTAATTACATTCAGTTCTTAGATCCATCGTTGGCATGGTAGAGATGTTGTTCTAGCTCTTCTTAATTTTGATAAGAAAATCAGCTCATGTATGCAAAGATGGAAAAATATGTGACACCTGTTGGGACAGAGATGTTTTTAGTTTGTTGTACATTTGATTCACTGGAAGATTTGTTTCAATGTTGCACTTTCATGACATGAAtccaccaggaaaaaaaaaaaaatttattatatAAGTGTTCAATTATTATATAAGTGTTTGGATTATTCTAGCAGCCTATTTAGCATTCTGTGgtgataatgctgtaaatgatcaGCTGTGATGCAGATTTATTTGGAGAATTCTAGCGTTGTCTTGCATTTGTTGACATGGCTTTTCTTTAGAACATTCATGAGAAACAGAAACCAGAACAGGCCGCTGGCAGATCAGATCCTCAGCCTTTGGATGGTGTGAAATCTTGGTTAAGAACTCtgaaacatatatacatataaatgtaGATGTACTTTCTGTATTTTACTTCAAGCAAGTAAATtaacattattcatttttatttgtcaagttgtcacttgtttttttttggtgcactTTCTCCCAACTTGAAAAGAGTTACGCATCACAAGGAGACTTTAGCTATATTTTGCTCATTGACCATTTTATTTAGCTATCTTAGCCACTTCCAGATAGGTAAGAAACCAAATTAAGCATATAATTTTTGTCACAATTAATGATTCAAATTGTTATAGTACAAACCCTTCAGTTTGTCAGAATTGAGGTCTTTAAACAGTTATTTGATTTTTTGCCCTGCAACATATTGGTCTGATTATGTTTCCTGTTTGTATGGAACAGCGTCAAGCATTTGGTTCCTGTGGAATAATGGAGTAAGGTCAACTCTATTGAGATCAGGATTTAATAAGGAACATTTCATAAATCATCCCAACCTCCTCCActggaaaaaacatttagtcaagcaatgtgtgttttatctAGAATTTTAATAGTCAAAAATGCATTCCAATTATGTTTACCATTCTTTAATCACAAGAGAATGTCGGGGGAATAATCTATTAAAGGCATTGTAAATGAGTATGTGATTGAATTGCACTAAACGCAATATTACAACCAATAATTTAACCATTGATGACTGTGCCTTTATGTAAGGAAAAGTAGATGAAAACTGATGACCTTTTAAAAGGATTACGTATGTGTACATTTGCCAGCAGGATTTTAGGATTAGTGTTTGCGGATGCAGGCCATTACTTTACTTCTTTTCAAGCATGTGACAGaagttattatttttcaaaGATGAATGAACAAACTTGAGAAGTCTCTAAACAGAAAATGTAGTTAAGGGTATTTTGTCTTTAGAAAGCTTCTAATCTAATTACCTAATCTCCTTTAGTTCAGCACAAGAGAAATGATTGCCTTCTTGCTTGGTCTTGTTTAACATGCAGTTGGAAACTGATCCTTTGTCTCTCAGGCTACACAGAAGCCATGTTACATAGTTACATATCATATTCCTATCTCAGCAATATTGTGTGAATACTACAATGAATTTACAGTTTATGGTAATAGCCGAGGTAATAGGTTATGGTAATAGCCTTTTGCTTTTATCCCTTGTCTCAAGTTGCTAGGGTGGCCAGCATGCTGACCCAAAGGAACCCAGGGTGAAGATGTAACTTCCTGCTGTGGCCTGTCACCTACAAGGAGCACTGCCCTCCCATGTGACTCTGTTATTTACCGGATAAGCCTGAGCTCGCATCAGGGCCGGCAATTGGCTGTTATACCCGGTCAAAATGGCTGCTCACAAGCGTGTCTTTCATTGCTTTGATGCCATCGCAGATGACCATTTCCACAGAGCACCACGTTCAAATAGGCACCGCTCAGTCATTTCCCAACACGGCTCCCATGGAACCACAGCTCAGCTGGAGCCGCTGGAGGACCGCGGATGCTACGTCTGTTCTGACCACCGGTCAGCCCCGCCCAGTGAAATTGAGGCAGCTGCAGCCCAGGCCTCTCCATGGTACCAGGCTGGGAGTCACCAGCATGTTCACAAGAAGCCCACCCGGCCAGAGGAGCCCCCTGGGGAGCATTCACACCAACATGAACACCACTACCACAGACACTCCAAGAGGATTATGCTCATCAAGAACAGCGATCCATCCTTCCGGAAGACCATCACACTCCATCACAAGAGCCTGCGGAGCCTGGGGGTGTTTGTGGATGAGGTGTCCGAGCTCATGCAGTCTCACGTCAGGAAACTGTATACATTGGAGGGACGCAAGGTGAGAGGAGGCTTCACTTGTACATGAAAGAACAGACAGAATAAACACATAATAATAAGCTTTATATGAAACAGGCActccgacagacagacagacatatagATTGATAAAGATGCGATCTGGAAGTTGCGACCCCACATAGGAATAAAAATAGTAAGTGAGGAAGAGTAGATACAgaattgtatgtatttatgaagGTAAACAGAGGCCTCTAGTGACAAAAATGTTTACAGCTGAAAGTAAAATGTGTTTCatacacggacacacacacacacacatattcctcCTCATCAGATGTGACATCTGATCCTCAGTTTCAGGGTAGTCACTCCTCCATAAAAAGAGTGTCTCCAGTTTATTGGACACTCATTATGTCCATGTCCATGCAAATGAGCAACATTAATGTTCACTGGGAAAAGTATATTAGTGAACTGGGCTGTAAAATCCTTGTACTTTAACATTTCAGGATTATACAGAGGATAAGTCAGGATGGAAAAAGTTATTAACCTTGGGTAAAAACAGACTCTGGGATGTACAGACAGAAGGCATCaagtgctctataaataagCCAGGAAATCTTGCATCTCGGGTCAAGGCACGTTAGTGAGATGAGTATTTAGGGGCATCAGCCATCCCTTTAAAACGGATTGTTTTTATGGCTGAGCGTCAGCAGTGCCTTTCCTGCATGTCAGACGTGCATTCTTTGAGCTTTACTCGACCTAAGCTGTGAGTGGATGGTGGCCACGGTGCTATTGTAGCAAGCGCATCCTATTAGTATTACCCCAGACGTGTTCTTACCACAAAAAACATGGTGCCGGCCAGAAGACACCCTACTCTGGGAGTTTCTGAAGAACACAGGGAGGTCTGGTGCTATTTAAAAAATCCTTTATAGCAGAGGACAACAAAAAGATCACAAtgacatcacaatgacaaatcttCAGACTGTGTGAATTTTTACTGTAGCTCATCAGTCTATTTATCAATCAATTCCTACAGACTGAAAAAAGGTTTCATGGCTTCCTTTCATTCCAAAAATTAAGTAGAAAATCACATTATAAAATTGGTTTTGATATGCTTAAATATGTTAGATATGAATtcccatttttttctaaagaactttattttttatttacattttgataAAACCTAGCATTTCTGTAGCCGAATTGTGATCAGGATATTCCTTCACTATTTTACATTGCAGTGATGCGCCAGCATCCCAGAATAACTATTAATCTTGCTCAAATTAGAGCTATTTTGAAACAACAGAAACAGGTCAACGatgagaaaacacacatttggTTGAGATCCTCAGAATTGCATCTTCCACAGTCGCAATTAATTATCTTCAACATTCTACCTATCAGCCTAGAAATAGCTGTATACCTGCCTGTTACTGACTGAATATGTGGAAGTTTTCAGGTTTGAAAAGTGCGTATTCAGCAGATTTAGCTGGGCTGTTGTTAAAGGGGGTTTTAATGACCACTTTACGGTGGCTGTTTTTGCTGTTTACTGTTTAACAGTGCAATGTCACAGTTGCATTGGATATTTATTTCTCTGACAGTTTATTCTTTTTATCAAAAGCTTTTCAAAACATGTcacctagaaaaaaaaactgtttaaatgcTTACATCATAAGACCAGTGGGCACCTCTGAATGAAACACAAatagatgcatttttaaataatacctGCATTGCAGGTAAATCATAACCATAGCATATGGCACAGGGGGGTTAAGGTCCCACCGTTGTCAgcactgctgttgctgctgagtAATACCCGTGGTAGATATCTGGCAGGGACAAGGTTTTCGAATGCCCTTTCACCTTACAAGACAATAAGTGGGACAGTCCGGTCTCAGTTTCATAATCTTTCCTGCTAATCCTTCGCTTTATAACCATTCCAttaatttaaaaacagaattaaCTGTCTGCATCAGCATAAAGACTGGATGTCTTCATGCTAAAAGTGTTTTATATGACTTTAAACAATACCAAATATTTTCATAGTCTGTATTTGTTCCAGCAAAGCAGTTTTGTAAATTGCCTATGAATTGACATAATATTTGTTTATGCATCTGTTTTAGATTGATAGTATTCAGAGCCTCTTGCAATGTCCGAGTGTGCTGGTCTGTGTGGGCAGAGAGCCATTTCACCCTGTCCTGCTTGAATACTTTCAAAAGAACTCTGACGAGAAGCTCCCCCGCCTGAGGACAAAATCACGCACCAATCTCTGGGACGGACAGGAAACGAAAAAAAATGGTAAGTAACAAACCAGGCTGGAATGACAACTAGTTATCGTCAGTTATGATGGAGCTCTCTAGAGTGTGTAGAGTACTTGCCAAAAGGATTTTGGAGTTTGCAAAGTTGGCTCCCATTAGTTTGGCAAATCAACTCTCTGCAAAAAGATGCAATTATATGTGACTTTGCCGAAATGTATATCTCTGTGTTTTGTTTCAATGAGCAAGAACAGCTTTAGAAAAGCTGTTACTTAATTCAAAATGTGGGAAGCTTGACAGCTGTGTACTGGAGTTAGACATTCTTCTGTTTTCTGCAACACTGCCAGATGTTCATTTCAACTGATGTTTtcaatccttttttttgttgcaatagTAAACTTCGGACTTGAGACAAAGAAAAGCATCATTCATCCACGATTTGAGTCAAACAACCGTGCAGCGAGGCTCTCCATGTCATCCGAAAAGTCATTTTCAAATGGCCTACGCTCCCAGGCGTACCCCGGTCCCTGCCCACATACAAGACATAGTATGATGGACGATGATATTGAGAAGCGAGTGCTCGTCAACAAGGATGGCAGCCTTTCCATGGAGATGAAAGTGCGATTTCGTTTACTAAATGACGAAACCTTGCACTGGTCCACAGAGATCAAGAAGTCTGCTGGCACCGTTCATGAGTCTTTCCTTGGACGTGACGAGTCATGTTTTATCCAGCACGGCAGTGCTGAAAGCTGTTCAGAATCTGCTGGTGAAGCTGAGGATGTCTACACCAAATTTCATCAAAGGCACATGGAAGAACCTCACTGTTCAAATTGCTGCAGTCATTGTCAGGAGTATGACATTTGGAAAAATCCAATTATTGGCGAACACGAAGCTGTCAGGCACATTAGATCATCCAGTTCAAGTGCATCATCACGCATATTAGTTTGTAAGAAGGCTTCAGTAGACAGCGTTCGCACAATGTCTTGCTCCAGTGAAGAATACACGGAACGTGTGGTTGGGAAGGCAACCTGCATTCAGCAGACTGTTGAGGAAGGGAAGACAGTGGTGGGGTATGTCAATCACTGCTGCAACTGCAATGGGGAAGCAAAGACAAAGAGCCTGACCTGCACAGGAAAGAAGGGGGATGGCTTGGACAACATCGAAAGTGCATGTGTatttgaaaatgacaaaagcagAGCATCCTGCAATAGCGATTCCGCCCACACATCTAAAGATACAAAGGAGGATACCGTAAGTGTTCAGATAACTCAGGTCTCACAGGATGAAGATCGCCCAATCTCTATAATGAGCAACTCTTCTCAAGTTCTTGCCACGCTTAAGGAggaccatgatgatgatgaagaagaccTGCCACCAAGTGTGTCAAGGGCATTCTCACAAAATGAGAGCAATTTTTCTGAAGACGATGTAAGCATTGGAAGTGCAATACCTAGTTCTTGTTCTGGGGTGATTTACAAAGTCTGTCCTACGCAATATCTATCACCCAGACCTCACAGTAAAACGTCCGGTTGCTCAGGTGTTTCAGCAAAGTCTGTGAAGCCCGAAGCTCCTGCAGCAGATGAGGGAGAGGGCATAGAAAGGAGCTCAGAGAAAGGGAATAGGCCATCATTGTCTACCTCTGAAAAGACCTCCAGATCCTCCAAGTATAAAAGTGTTGGAACAGGGGGTGCTGTTCAACCACCATCTGACCTGGATGCAGGGCAGgatgatgaaaaagaaaacatcacaGAAGATGTGAACACTGACGACAGAGCAATGAGCTCCATGTCTGCTAAATCCATAAATATGAATGAAGATGATAAATCAGAAGAGGGTGCAGATAGACCATCAAGTGCCATGTCTGCCAAATCATCTGCTTCTAAACAGTCAAGAAGGTCTGAAGTATCTGAtgttggagaagaaaaaaatgctatGGAACAAGAACCAAGAGCACCAAGTGCCATGTCAGCCAAGTCACAAACATCTACAGGGTCCAGGGACCCAGTTAAGTCTAAAATGGGAAAGAGAAGGAAGACAACAGGAAGACCATCAAGTGCCATGTCAGCTAAATCAGATAGATCTATAAACTCTGAGGGAGCAAAAGGACAACCAAACCAAAACGAAGCACCCCAATCAGAGACAGAAGCAGCAATTCTACAGAAAACAGAAGAGGAACCTCGAGCTTTGAGTGCCATGTCTGCTAAATCAGTAAGGTCAAACGTTTCATCAACATCAAAAAATGATCCCAAAGAAGCTGATAGAGAGGATGGGTCTGTAAGCATGACTGAAGACAGACCTGCAAGTGCCATGTCTGATAACTCTCATGTCTCCGAAAGATCTAAAACATCTGCTGTCTCAGAAATCATAGTGGATGAAACAGTAGAGGTGTTTGACCAAACAGTTGGAAGGGTCCAGAGTGCAATGTCTGCTAAATCCGATTTTTcaacaaagtccaaaaaatCGACCATTTCAAAAGGCGCACCTGAGGAGGCACAAGATAGAGCTGCTAGTGCCCTGTCAACTAAATCTAAAAAGTCCAGAGCTGATCCGGAAGAAGAAAGATCACACAGTGCATTGTCTGTTAAAACAAATGCTTCTGAGAAATCGACTCGCTCCACATTTTCAGAACATGAGCATAGCAAAATGAACAACAAAGAACTAACAGAAGAGAGAACTGAAAGTGCGATGTCTGTTAAATCAAATGTGTCCAGAAAGTCTAAGAAATCAGTTATTTCAGAAGAAGCAAGAGATGAAAGATCTCCAAGTGCAATGTCAGCTAAGTCCAATGCAAGATCTAAAACACCAAACACATCAGAAATCACAGCTGAAGAGTGGACAGAAGAAAGAACACAAAGTGCAATGAGTACAAAATCAGCTGCTTCTGCCAGAGCTGTAAAAGCGCTAGAAGCTGAACCTGAAGATGCTGAGGTTCAAGAATCAACTGAAAACAGAATGGCAAGCCCCATGTCTAATAAATCTAATGTGTCCAATCAgtcaaataaatcaaacatgttCCAACATGCAATAGAAGAATGTCCTGATAAAGGGGAAGAAACGGAAGATAGAGCTCCAAGTGCCTTGTCAACTAGGTCAAATATTTCTGCAATATCTGAGCGATCAGAAAAAATCACAGTCGATGAAGTGGGAGtagaacagtcagaagacaggTCCTACATTTCAGAGTCTGCATCTGGAGAAAAAGAGGATGCAGAGGAGATATGTGAACATAGAACTGCCAGTTCAATGTCAGCTAAATCAAACGTGTCTACAAAATCAAAAGCATCAAAGATCTCAGAAACTGGGGTGTTTAACAACAATGTAGAGAATGCATCAGAACACACAGATGATAGGGCACAAAGTGCATTGTCTGGAAAATCAGATGTTTCTGCAAGATCCCGAAAGTCAGCCTTTTCAGAAGCCGCACATGAAGAGACTGCAGATACGGAAGAAAAAGCAGATGCAAGAGCTGCAAGTACTATGTCAGCTAAATCGAATGCCTCTGACAGATCCAAAAAATCCCATGTCACAGAATCGAGAGCACAAAGCACCTGTTCTATAAAGTCAACTGTTTCTGGGAAACCCATGAACTCTAAAGTTTTGGAAGATGAAGACATATCTAAAGAAGAAATGGAACAAAGAGGTACAAGCGCAATGTCAATTAAATCTAATGAATCATCAAGATCAAAGAAATCCAAATGTTCCAAATGTTCTGTAGCTGTAACTGATGAAACATCTGACACAGAAAAACTATTAGACATCACAGCTGACAATACATCGGTGAGAGAAAAACCAGAAGACAGGGCACAAAGTCCCTTATCTGCAAAATCAAATACTTCCGCAAGAGTAACACCATCTAAGATTCCAGAAAAGAATGTTGATGAAACAAGTGACTTAGAGCTAACAGATGGAAGATCTCCAAGTGTCCTGTCAGCTTTATCAAACGTTTCTTCAGGATCTAAAAAATCGAATGTGCCAGAAATCATAACTGATATCCAACCAACAGAGGAGAGAGCACAATCTTCAAGATCCACAATAAAATTGGATACTGGCCGCAAATGTGTTAATACAGACAATATGACAGATGACAGAACTGAAAGTCCCATGTCAGACATGTCTACAAGATCAAAGAAATCAAATATATCAGACATAGCACTAGAAGAACAAACAATTAGAGCTCAAAGTAAAATGTCAGCTCAATCAAATCTTTCTGTAAGATCTAAAACATCTGTCCTCTCAGGAGGTACACCAAGAGTGCAAAGTACCATGTCCACAAAGTCAAACATTTCTGCAAAATCTAAAAAATCAAACGCTTTGGAAACTGAGGAGAGAGCACCTAGCTCCAAGTCTGTGAAATCAAATGTGTCCGCAATATCTATAATCTCACATACTCCAGAGGTGGAACCAATTGAGGTGATAAGAACTCTAAGCCCAATGTCAGCAAGATCAGATGGTTCTGTTAGGTCTAAAACATCTAAAATCTCAGACATGGATTTGACAGGAACTGCTGAGAAACCAGAACAATCAGGAGAAATTGCTTTTGGTACTTTAACTGACAAGTCAAATCTATCTGTGCGACCTAAAAAGTATACAGTATCCAATGCTGAAGATACAGAAGATGTAGAAGACAACCCGGCAGGGGGGAGAGCTACAAGTACTTTATCAATCAAGTCAGATACGTCTACAAGAATTCCAAGTTGTATGTCAGACAAATCTCATGTCTCAACAGCATCAAAAAAGTCAAATGCTTCTCTGAAATCCAAAGCAACACAGACCTCTAATATAgacgttaaaaataaaaaaataaagaagtcaTCCAAGCCAGTAACACCAATTTCACTGTTTAGTGATAATGATATCATATCTGCTGAAGACATGAATGAGAGGCCTGCCAGTGCTCAGTCCTTGAAGAGCACTCCTTCTAATATTAATAGTGCCGAACGAGTTTTAACACCAGCATCAAGTGCTTCTGTCTCCCTTGGACTGGCAAATGACCATGATGAAAACGATGGagaacaaaatatttcaaatcaCCGCCCTTCCAGTAAAACATCTAAGGCTTCAACTTACTCAAAAAAGGCTGCTAACGGCAATGTTCAGTGCAATAATCTTGATGCAGATAGCAATTATGATGTCAAGTCCAACAAATCTTACAATATTTGCTCCAAATGCAGTCACAAGTTTAAGAAATCCACATCGAAGGAAAATGTCAATGCCAGAGCACAAAGTAACTTGTCTCAGTGTTCCTCTCAATTGGAAGGCACTGACGATAATTCATGCTTGAAATCAAATCAGGCAAGTGATGAATCAAGAAAGAAAGCAGATGAGGACAAGAGCATGAGACCAAGCTCAGCTGAAGTTACATCCGAAAAACAGCTTTCTTCAATTCCAACCAAAGGATCACAGAGAAATGTGAAAAATCCAATAATTCGACTTGATGGTTCCACTTACAGTAATTCTTCCCAATCAGGAATACACCATCCAAAGGAACCTACCAATTCAAGAACAGTATCAGTAGAAACCAAGTCTAATATTTCCGATAAGACTTGCAGTGGTTTACTGAATGCAAACAACAGAAGAAATGTCAGTAAAAGCGGCAAATCTAAATCTAGAAAAGATAGCAGTTCATCACAACCACAAGCAGATGATGATTTTTCTCAAATGGTCCCCTCCAATTTGCCAAATACATCCCCAACAGAGGTAGTAAATGAATGGCTGAAAA
Coding sequences within:
- the LOC114763846 gene encoding retinitis pigmentosa 1-like 1 protein isoform X2, with the translated sequence MAAHKRVFHCFDAIADDHFHRAPRSNRHRSVISQHGSHGTTAQLEPLEDRGCYVCSDHRSAPPSEIEAAAAQASPWYQAGSHQHVHKKPTRPEEPPGEHSHQHEHHYHRHSKRIMLIKNSDPSFRKTITLHHKSLRSLGVFVDEVSELMQSHVRKLYTLEGRKIDSIQSLLQCPSVLVCVGREPFHPVLLEYFQKNSDEKLPRLRTKSRTNLWDGQETKKNVNFGLETKKSIIHPRFESNNRAARLSMSSEKSFSNGLRSQAYPGPCPHTRHSMMDDDIEKRVLVNKDGSLSMEMKVRFRLLNDETLHWSTEIKKSAGTVHESFLGRDESCFIQHGSAESCSESAGEAEDVYTKFHQRHMEEPHCSNCCSHCQEYDIWKNPIIGEHEAVRHIRSSSSSASSRILVCKKASVDSVRTMSCSSEEYTERVVGKATCIQQTVEEGKTVVGYVNHCCNCNGEAKTKSLTCTGKKGDGLDNIESACVFENDKSRASCNSDSAHTSKDTKEDTVSVQITQVSQDEDRPISIMSNSSQVLATLKEDHDDDEEDLPPSVSRAFSQNESNFSEDDVSIGSAIPSSCSGVIYKVCPTQYLSPRPHSKTSGCSGVSAKSVKPEAPAADEGEGIERSSEKGNRPSLSTSEKTSRSSKYKSVGTGGAVQPPSDLDAGQDDEKENITEDVNTDDRAMSSMSAKSINMNEDDKSEEGADRPSSAMSAKSSASKQSRRSEVSDVGEEKNAMEQEPRAPSAMSAKSQTSTGSRDPVKSKMGKRRKTTGRPSSAMSAKSDRSINSEGAKGQPNQNEAPQSETEAAILQKTEEEPRALSAMSAKSVRSNVSSTSKNDPKEADREDGSVSMTEDRPASAMSDNSHVSERSKTSAVSEIIVDETVEVFDQTVGRVQSAMSAKSDFSTKSKKSTISKGAPEEAQDRAASALSTKSKKSRADPEEERSHSALSVKTNASEKSTRSTFSEHEHSKMNNKELTEERTESAMSVKSNVSRKSKKSVISEEARDERSPSAMSAKSNARSKTPNTSEITAEEWTEERTQSAMSTKSAASARAVKALEAEPEDAEVQESTENRMASPMSNKSNVSNQSNKSNMFQHAIEECPDKGEETEDRAPSALSTRSNISAISERSEKITVDEVGVEQSEDRSYISESASGEKEDAEEICEHRTASSMSAKSNVSTKSKASKISETGVFNNNVENASEHTDDRAQSALSGKSDVSARSRKSAFSEAAHEETADTEEKADARAASTMSAKSNASDRSKKSHVTESRAQSTCSIKSTVSGKPMNSKVLEDEDISKEEMEQRGTSAMSIKSNESSRSKKSKCSKCSVAVTDETSDTEKLLDITADNTSVREKPEDRAQSPLSAKSNTSARVTPSKIPEKNVDETSDLELTDGRSPSVLSALSNVSSGSKKSNVPEIITDIQPTEERAQSSRSTIKLDTGRKCVNTDNMTDDRTESPMSDMSTRSKKSNISDIALEEQTIRAQSKMSAQSNLSVRSKTSVLSGGTPRVQSTMSTKSNISAKSKKSNALETEERAPSSKSVKSNVSAISIISHTPEVEPIEVIRTLSPMSARSDGSVRSKTSKISDMDLTGTAEKPEQSGEIAFGTLTDKSNLSVRPKKYTVSNAEDTEDVEDNPAGGRATSTLSIKSDTSTRIPSCMSDKSHVSTASKKSNASLKSKATQTSNIDVKNKKIKKSSKPVTPISLFSDNDIISAEDMNERPASAQSLKSTPSNINSAERVLTPASSASVSLGLANDHDENDGEQNISNHRPSSKTSKASTYSKKAANGNVQCNNLDADSNYDVKSNKSYNICSKCSHKFKKSTSKENVNARAQSNLSQCSSQLEGTDDNSCLKSNQASDESRKKADEDKSMRPSSAEVTSEKQLSSIPTKGSQRNVKNPIIRLDGSTYSNSSQSGIHHPKEPTNSRTVSVETKSNISDKTCSGLLNANNRRNVSKSGKSKSRKDSSSSQPQADDDFSQMVPSNLPNTSPTEVVNEWLKRIPSDNSLYDAADEFHEHCNETEPSEESHMPLQTEEKYEARDIDKIDDSTSAKEEFQEANAQDSVMVNNDLLVEDLGEVDPKKPAEPCTSPHRKEESKELNSSVQVMKVLLSPKLDRCNSLPEVSPVYGRKLSTSARGLLDCLANLQLIDFDPTDQSAKQARYKELMDILKSLWLCDPFESEPKIRQTEEIKEQHSMDYDFNHRSSSGVDVSSGSAGSGKSSLNGNNQMQNSQAMSNSAATGLDALSNLKEVDEEEHAEASVTEVTKSDPATSDTASQVQGTPEKVSEGTDEEKQKDQEVPPSDETIRSNDSPRVITDTPPSSNKSSGNESNRKTLETETEHQEETSSGTPPSVQRVQLAKKVSQDPDPVWVLNLLNKLQKQFMTHYVNAMAEFKVRWNLEDNEQLDTMINELQNEVHKRIQSSIDRELTKIQGRAGRPRPPKDGMSRESTVQTEQRRRRLKVMRNQSIDAHRTHSDEDYTATGTDFSDQRSDDEYCPCDTCMKKKMVSGSVLPTEIFNTAPVMMDFDLRKILQLKRELPLTVKAGIIEETESEIKSKEDESQEKLEERDKDSKVEPGRVSDGQGEAEESDGVQVETAHSEIQEAEETGEGEEVEENVCSEMADEETEQQETLTVDEGGSNKEHDPAEVEQTLKRSDDAEIDDESAQDETANKSESCEEEEAKQAAGENTEQEKTADEEEADKEETDQADTAEGEKSQDEDETGQDETSNEEETEQAETVDEEKTQDEMTNEEEAESAKNEQSRDETANEEETNEPESHEVETVQAESDEEETAQAESDEEETPQAESNEEETAQAESNEEETPQAESNEEETAQDDTSNEEETAQAESNEEETAQAESNEEETAQAESNEEETAQDDTTNEEETAQDDTTNEEETAHVESNEEETAQVAEDGNVDEGGLSKEEGEADNKTEKNGETAEDEDEGTEEHETGEGETADDNEANEEVNVEPHSNMETEDQDDVLDISAEEDEPVTKQGVGEKNISVIDEEIFADEDEKGQDGLDRLKANESTETANEDDRVGNLGASADGEDEAEDETELDIETDDGEAEKINSIEERNDETRIYEETSITSLESKVKANIETSDGADADVEDSETDFHNKMGRIRTGPESTSKQEESSQPQWKGKSAKKTFKKLVDILTFLRLTAVEKPGNEDSLEGEDVDEDIEKNGTSTGNSDEDGSASTLRKQVSNSSLESQPGSFEEFFQQEAKVKKQAVSSKDISKQIRKIKR